From the genome of Trypanosoma brucei brucei TREU927 chromosome 11 chr11_scaffold01 genomic scaffold, whole genome shotgun sequence:
agggggaagagggaacAAGGAAACGATGGGACTCCAATGCGTTTCGTGCAGTGGATGTGGTGATTATTGATGAGGTTTCGTTACTGGACGCAGAACTGTTTGAAACCTTTGAGGAAGAGGCCCGAATGGCTCGATTGCAACAGTCGCCGTTTGGTGGGCTTCAGGTGATCGCGTGTGGAGATTTTCTGCAGCTTGCAATGATGGACGTAAGCATTGGTGGCCCGTGCTATCAAAGTCATGCCTTTCGACATCTTATTCCCGTCTGTTTAGTTACTTCAATGCGCCAAGCGCAGGGCGATCCATTCTGCGAGTTGCTAGGGCAGCTGCGTGTGGGCAAGTTTGACAAGAAAGCCTTCAAAGCATTGGATCGTCCCGTAAGTGGGGACGCAAACAATGTTACGTACATATTCCCAAGGCGCTGTGATGCACAGAGGTTGAACGATGAGAAACTGTGCGAGTTGCGAAGCGAAGAAATGATATTTGCTCCACAGCGGGGTCCCCTTCAGCTGGTTGGGAATTTCACTCCAGCTGGTCTGGTAGACTGGGGACGGAAAAAGGACTTTCCCAAGCGTGAAAAGATCATTACAGTACTTTCTGAGGAAATCAAAAGAATTACCGGAGTGGACATTGTGGACCATAATATTGTAGTGATGCCCGCCGGTGGGGAGAAGAACGCGGTTCTCATTCGTCTCCGCCACTCAGAAGATAGAAATGTGCTGATATGCAAGAATGGCGGGTCCAAAGAACACGGTGCTAGCAATGAAGGGGGCGCTGAAGAGAGTCATTGGAGAGCTATATTAGAAGCAACTGCTGGGCGACTCAAGGGAAAGCTTCATCAGATTTACAATCAGGATCCGCACAACTTTATTCCTCCAAGTGTGTCTTTAATGCTTGCCGATGCTTCTTTGCATCCCAATGCCGAACTCATCTCACCACTTCGACTAAAGCTTGGCTGCCGCGTAATGATTAACAGAAACCTCTCACGAACTGTATCCAATGGTAGTGTAGGTATTGTAGAGGCGTTTGCTGCACCCAACTTGGATCTATTTCCCCGCCGCCATGAGACATCACCAAAAGCATTCCACACTTGGTCTTTGGAGAGGAATGGATTCCAGCGACTGCCTATTGTCCGTCTACTCAGTGGTGAAGTGGTGCAGCTCCCACCTCTTTCTGTCATGATTGGTGGCACTCCATCGACTTATTTTTACGGTCATGAACTGTTCGTGCTCCCACTGCAGTTAGGTTACGGCTTCACAGTACACAAAGTCCAGGGGCTAACACTTGAGGGAACTGTGGTCCTGGATTGTAAGAAATTTTTCGAGTGCCCACATCTCGTCTACGTGGCCTGCTCCCGCGTACGTTCTATGGACCAACTGATCGTCAGGAACGTGCGGAGTGATATGATTATTGTTCGACAAAGTGCTTTGGACTTCACAAATGCACTGAGGGATGCGTCTGTGATGTCAAGCCTCGATCCGCCGGATGGCTGCACCCGAGCCTCTTGGGTGCGCCGTCTCAGTCCGTTACTTGTTGGTTTGACGGACTGATTACTAGGTATATTCTTCACTATCCATATACTGTAGCGCATCATTGGTCCAATGTCCAACACGCCAGTAGACGACCCCTTTTGTTACATAGGGACCAACAGCTCCAGTTGTGCCTACACATTTCTCACGGAATGGTTTTTACTCATCTCTTtcccattttccttttttttcttcttgaaaTTTGCCTTCTTGCTTGACTGTCCGCTTGCCATAATGGctgtccctttttttgttttcacactTATCGTGTTCCCGTGTACCTCTATCGAAGGAGGCGATGCACTTACTGATtcttccctatttttttttcgttttaatCACAGACCCTGTAATTCATCACAAAAGTGACCTCTCTGAGGTTTCATttgtttatatgtttttatttacttgttttcCTTGTCATCTACACTATTTATAGTTTGTCACTTTCTTCCCCCACATGTTGTGTGCCGTGATGAACGGCACATAATCCAATCGGATGCGAACACACGTCATACCAAGTGTTGGATCCAATgcttattaatttttttaagtCTCCGTAACAAAAGCCCGTGCGCCGTGTCCGCGCTTTactaccgtttttttttgctctgtaATCACTCTCTTAACTGCAATGTTATTTCTTCGCCTCCCTTGCTGCCCCGCTCCTtaaatgaaggaaacaatTTCACAAACACGAGAGGTCAATAATTGCATGAATACTTCCCATAACTGAAGAAGACGTTTCAACAGAAGTAGAGAACAAACTCTAACGAAGCAACATAAACCCAACTGGGCTGCAGGCATACATACACCCGCATACACCAACACATAAAAATAGACagataacatatatatatatatatatatatttgcgtatAGAGGTCGTTCGTaaagaagcgaaagaaaaaaacgaaaaaaaaccagGAAAGGAATGAGCAGGGCACTTTTATCTAGGAACTCGTGTCTGCTGCGCGCTTATGCCGTGTTGCACCAAGTAGAAGTACTAAGGCAGGAAAATATTCTTAGCCCACTGCCGTCTGATAGCGAGGTGAGTTCCGCCAGCGGTAGCAGCGGCGCGTGTTCACCTGTGCTAACTGAAATTAAAGCTGACAGCTCAGCCCACTTGTCGGCATCTGCGGATGGCGGTGGAGAATTCAGTTGCAATGGGGATAGTGAAGCGCCTGTCGCGAGCAAGGAAGTAAGTGACGCCGTAAAGAAACTAAGCGATGTCAACacaaaaggagaggaagtgATGCCAGTGGAGGACGTTCCGTACAAATGTAGCATTCAACCACAGGAAGATGCTGAGAAAAGACTCTCTCCGAGCTTGTACGCACGTACCAAAGTACAGGAGGGGAAAgtgaataacaacaacatgatGGGGTTCCACTCTCCATGCGCGGTATCCCCGAGATCCCGCTCGGCTTCAGTCTCACCGGAGGGAGACAAGAAAGTCAAGGTGGGAAGGAATGTCACTGCAGTGGCTGACAGGATTCTACAGCGCTATGGAATTCGCAAAACTGACGAGTGTGCAATGAgcgatgataataatgatggaaGCGCACTGCAGTCCATGGAGTCTTCACCTTTACgcagggaagaagaggatataCGCTCGTCGTTTGGGCCGCGGCAGAACTGTACGGCTTTAAAGGAATTCAGCTGTATCGATCCTACAACAGCGAAATCGACAGGAGCCCTAGTAAGTTCGTACACCGACTTACAAGAATTCCATAAGCGGAGCTtacagaagaaagaaaaagacgagGAAGATTCCCATCGGGAGCGCcttgacgaaaaaaaaaagatgccgCCGAACGTCTCCCCGTTAGAAACCCAGACGTACGACGGTAGTGAGGACCATGAAGACAGATGTGCGACCACCGCCAACGCTGATGTTGACGCCGATGCTAACGGGGATGGTGTACCATTGAAGCCGTCACTGATGACATCCGCTACCGAAATCCTCGCGTTAAACTCAAAGCGGCTGCAAGAGAAATTGCGGATGA
Proteins encoded in this window:
- a CDS encoding DNA repair/recombination helicase protein PIF1 (Curated by P. Englund. similar to DNA repair and recombination protein pif1, mitochondrial precursor. (Swiss-Prot:Q9UUA2) (Schizosaccharomyces pombe); similar to DNA repair and recombination protein PIF1, mitochondrial precursor. (Swiss-Prot:P0727) yields the protein MRLAAESSLVFFVSHFYFERFFSFVMVAYTLDTLFASDIDSATLFYSEGCGPIRLVALSAQMRRLVRLGPIRVAKACVEVRPMAPTKEFFEEGRQLQHIEAAGVGDFPDSERSGDTFVNPFTGRLTPTWGRVAKELFSLGFEHSIVNPFRLVWNPTKAALVSDAALQPFRTSTVTWRRNLAALLSRRDAADAVGEEIHRLYNEITSAYLPPKLDTMHDPRLSTMTMTPDQQNVIRCALRGYSMFIGGSAGTGKTVLLKAIHRKLTEMGLRVAMTATTGVASVQLGGCTFHLAFGVPIKGEEGTRKRWDSNAFRAVDVVIIDEVSLLDAELFETFEEEARMARLQQSPFGGLQVIACGDFLQLAMMDVSIGGPCYQSHAFRHLIPVCLVTSMRQAQGDPFCELLGQLRVGKFDKKAFKALDRPVSGDANNVTYIFPRRCDAQRLNDEKLCELRSEEMIFAPQRGPLQLVGNFTPAGLVDWGRKKDFPKREKIITVLSEEIKRITGVDIVDHNIVVMPAGGEKNAVLIRLRHSEDRNVLICKNGGSKEHGASNEGGAEESHWRAILEATAGRLKGKLHQIYNQDPHNFIPPSVSLMLADASLHPNAELISPLRLKLGCRVMINRNLSRTVSNGSVGIVEAFAAPNLDLFPRRHETSPKAFHTWSLERNGFQRLPIVRLLSGEVVQLPPLSVMIGGTPSTYFYGHELFVLPLQLGYGFTVHKVQGLTLEGTVVLDCKKFFECPHLVYVACSRVRSMDQLIVRNVRSDMIIVRQSALDFTNALRDASVMSSLDPPDGCTRASWVRRLSPLLVGLTD